The following coding sequences are from one Verrucosispora sp. WMMD573 window:
- a CDS encoding sigma-70 family RNA polymerase sigma factor: MTDPAAEDAVPRASTDDGGAVPQRRADNGGTAAGRAAAAQAVAATAVEAYPRIVAALIRITGDWTLAEDCTQEALARALDRWPLDGVPANPAGWLMAVARNRLLDVLRRASVERRKLRDVAVLALTAATAEPVPDEEVVDDRLRLIFTCCHPALAPQARIALTLRTICAVPTADIARAFLVSESTMTRRLTRAKARIAEAGIPYRVPRGHALTERLPGVLGVLYVLFTQGYDADGEPAFAEEAIRLARLLVRLMPEQEEATALLALCLLQHSRRTARRDTDGNLIPLDRQDRSRWDHAAIAEADRLLAGLTEPGPYAWQARIAACHATAPSADATDWRRIADCYDQLVQAQPTPVVALNRAVAHGYAYGPAVGLALLTEARAGGGLDDYPLTLAVEADLVARQGDKRRAAALFRAAADRVHGDAERRALIERARGAAGPGS; this comes from the coding sequence GTGACGGATCCGGCCGCCGAGGACGCGGTGCCGCGGGCGTCGACCGACGACGGCGGCGCGGTGCCGCAGCGGCGTGCCGACAACGGGGGTACGGCGGCCGGTCGAGCCGCGGCGGCGCAGGCCGTCGCGGCCACTGCCGTCGAGGCGTACCCGCGGATCGTGGCGGCCCTGATCCGGATCACCGGTGACTGGACGCTGGCCGAGGACTGCACGCAGGAGGCGCTGGCCCGGGCGCTGGACCGCTGGCCGTTGGACGGGGTGCCGGCCAACCCGGCGGGCTGGCTGATGGCGGTCGCCCGTAACCGGCTGCTCGATGTGCTACGGCGGGCCTCGGTCGAACGGCGCAAGCTGCGGGACGTGGCGGTGCTGGCGCTCACGGCCGCCACCGCCGAACCGGTGCCGGACGAGGAGGTGGTGGACGATCGGCTGCGGCTCATCTTCACCTGCTGCCATCCGGCCCTCGCGCCGCAGGCACGGATCGCGCTGACCCTCCGGACCATCTGCGCGGTGCCGACCGCCGACATCGCCCGGGCATTCCTGGTCAGCGAGTCCACCATGACGCGGCGGCTGACCCGGGCCAAGGCGAGGATCGCCGAGGCCGGTATCCCGTACCGGGTGCCGCGTGGGCACGCCCTGACCGAGCGGCTGCCCGGGGTGCTGGGCGTGCTCTATGTGCTGTTCACGCAGGGCTACGACGCGGACGGCGAGCCGGCCTTCGCCGAGGAGGCGATCCGGTTGGCCCGGTTGCTGGTCCGCCTCATGCCGGAGCAGGAGGAGGCGACGGCGTTGCTGGCGCTGTGCCTGTTGCAGCACTCCCGTCGTACCGCCCGGCGGGACACCGACGGCAACCTGATCCCGCTCGATCGACAGGACCGGTCCCGCTGGGACCACGCGGCGATCGCCGAGGCCGACCGCCTGCTCGCCGGGTTGACCGAACCCGGCCCGTACGCCTGGCAGGCCCGGATCGCGGCGTGCCACGCCACCGCGCCCAGCGCCGACGCCACCGACTGGCGACGGATCGCCGACTGCTACGACCAGCTCGTCCAGGCGCAGCCCACGCCGGTGGTGGCGTTGAACCGAGCCGTCGCGCACGGGTACGCGTACGGGCCGGCGGTCGGGCTGGCTTTGCTCACCGAGGCGCGTGCCGGCGGTGGGCTCGACGACTATCCGTTGACCCTGGCGGTGGAGGCGGATCTCGTCGCGCGACAGGGCGACAAGCGGCGGGCAGCGGCGCTGTTCCGCGCGGCGGCGGACCGGGTGCACGGCGATGCCGAGCGACGGGCACTGATCGAGCGGGCGCGTGGGGCTGCCGGACCCGGGTCGTAG
- a CDS encoding YciI family protein: MKYMMLVCTDPAPDPEPNNHPDVEAWVAEHDASGRRLQGAQLAPASAATTVRVRNGQLLVTDGPFAEVKEMIVGFDLLECADLDEAIEVARAHPMAWAGRLELRPFADFEQ; encoded by the coding sequence GTGAAGTACATGATGCTGGTCTGCACCGATCCGGCGCCGGACCCGGAGCCGAACAACCACCCCGACGTCGAGGCGTGGGTGGCGGAGCACGACGCGTCCGGCCGACGCCTCCAGGGCGCCCAGCTGGCGCCGGCGTCGGCCGCCACCACGGTACGGGTGCGCAATGGCCAACTGCTGGTGACCGACGGGCCGTTCGCCGAGGTCAAGGAAATGATCGTCGGCTTCGACCTGCTGGAGTGCGCCGATCTGGACGAGGCGATCGAGGTGGCCCGGGCGCATCCGATGGCCTGGGCCGGGCGGCTCGAACTCCGCCCGTTCGCCGACTTCGAGCAGTGA
- a CDS encoding GNAT family N-acetyltransferase gives MLVSAYAAAFADEAVLCWVMPDPVDRAVRGPQLVHELLIEVAGSAEAIVGELPDGVLAGVSLWLYPAEAPRLAPAVLPPTPDPDPDAARVARRLAVVQELVVANRPGIPHVYLASMGVLPDLRGQGIGGQLLANGLAGADARDLPTYLEASTELSRRLYLRHGFHDHGRPVALPDGGPVLRPMWRPSPTERS, from the coding sequence GTGCTCGTGTCCGCCTATGCCGCCGCGTTCGCCGACGAGGCCGTGCTGTGTTGGGTGATGCCGGATCCAGTGGACCGGGCCGTACGCGGGCCCCAGCTCGTCCACGAACTGTTGATCGAGGTGGCCGGCAGTGCCGAGGCCATCGTCGGTGAACTGCCCGACGGTGTCCTTGCCGGGGTGTCGCTCTGGCTGTATCCGGCCGAGGCCCCCAGGTTGGCCCCGGCCGTGCTGCCGCCGACACCCGACCCCGACCCCGACGCCGCGAGGGTCGCGCGACGCCTGGCTGTGGTTCAGGAGTTGGTGGTCGCCAACCGTCCGGGAATCCCCCATGTCTACCTGGCGTCGATGGGCGTGCTGCCGGACCTTCGTGGCCAGGGCATCGGTGGCCAGCTCCTGGCGAATGGGCTGGCCGGAGCGGACGCACGGGACCTACCGACGTACCTTGAGGCATCCACCGAACTGAGTCGTCGGCTCTACCTACGACACGGCTTCCACGACCACGGGCGACCGGTGGCACTGCCCGACGGCGGACCGGTGCTGCGGCCGATGTGGCGACCGAGTCCGACCGAACGTTCCTGA
- a CDS encoding low temperature requirement protein A, translating to MSSGLPARLLRRREISRRASFLELFFDLAFILALNRLSRALEDDLSVGGAFRTALLLAAIWWVWFVTAWSTDWFEPRTPLISGLLLWVMFGGMLMAAAAPTAYAGHALVFAGAYVAIHLGRAALLLPALHGHPLQLRTLRVAIWFAVSGVLWLAGALVGPAQVVLWTVAVVLDYSMARLRWPTPALGRSSWENLQIIGEHLSERYQQIFIIALGELILTAGITFSQRGFDLGRSVAFALMFVNAVSLGRLYLVPGGMRLGAAIEALGPPGSRLGLLAGYLHLVMVAGVLATGVGARLMIMEPFSHGLAAAVTMAAGPVLFLTGWILLALAVHGRFSWQRLIGMAAILIAAVAGHEQSLLVNSAIITGLLILIAHGDTLATRVRRRRRS from the coding sequence ATGTCCAGTGGGCTGCCGGCGCGGCTGCTGCGACGGCGCGAGATCTCCCGGCGGGCATCGTTCCTGGAACTCTTCTTCGACCTGGCCTTCATCCTCGCGCTGAACCGATTGTCACGTGCTCTTGAGGACGACCTCAGCGTGGGCGGGGCATTCCGCACGGCGCTGCTGCTGGCCGCCATCTGGTGGGTCTGGTTCGTGACCGCCTGGTCGACCGACTGGTTCGAACCGCGCACGCCGCTGATCAGCGGCCTGCTGCTCTGGGTGATGTTCGGCGGGATGCTGATGGCCGCTGCGGCACCGACCGCGTACGCCGGACACGCGCTGGTGTTCGCCGGTGCGTACGTGGCGATCCATCTGGGCCGGGCCGCCCTGCTGCTGCCGGCACTGCACGGGCATCCGCTGCAGCTGCGGACCCTGCGGGTGGCGATCTGGTTCGCCGTCTCCGGGGTGCTCTGGCTCGCCGGTGCCCTCGTCGGGCCGGCCCAGGTGGTCCTCTGGACGGTGGCGGTGGTGCTGGACTACTCGATGGCGCGACTGCGGTGGCCGACACCGGCGCTCGGTCGCAGCAGTTGGGAGAACCTTCAGATCATCGGAGAGCATCTCTCCGAGCGATACCAGCAGATCTTCATCATCGCCCTGGGCGAGCTGATCCTGACCGCTGGCATCACGTTCAGCCAACGCGGGTTCGACCTGGGCCGCAGTGTGGCGTTCGCGCTGATGTTCGTCAACGCGGTAAGTCTCGGCCGGCTGTACCTGGTGCCCGGCGGGATGCGACTGGGCGCCGCGATCGAGGCCCTGGGACCGCCAGGTAGCAGGCTGGGACTGCTCGCCGGCTACCTGCACCTGGTGATGGTCGCCGGCGTCCTGGCGACCGGGGTCGGAGCGCGGTTGATGATCATGGAACCGTTCTCCCATGGGCTGGCCGCCGCCGTGACGATGGCGGCGGGACCGGTGCTCTTTCTCACCGGCTGGATCCTGTTGGCGCTGGCCGTGCACGGCCGGTTCTCCTGGCAACGGCTGATCGGCATGGCTGCCATTCTGATCGCCGCCGTAGCGGGCCACGAACAGTCGTTGCTGGTCAACTCGGCGATCATCACCGGCCTGCTGATCCTGATCGCCCACGGCGACACGCTGGCCACGCGGGTACGCCGACGCAGGCGGTCCTGA
- a CDS encoding DUF817 domain-containing protein has protein sequence MQHTPDRRANLTTAERAIDARFRAGLARLPRHGPAGWFTEFVVFGLKQAWACVFGAAMLAIICAAHLWYPDDAAFARNDALTVAAVAIQVAMVTGRLESLRELRVIVLFHLVGTVMELFKTHVGSWTYEPDGVLRLGGVPLFSGFMYAAVGSYLVRVNRLFDLRFTRYPPRWSTAVLAVAIYLNFFANHYLPDVRWLLVAAVALVFGPCVMHFRIFRARLRMPLLLAFVLVAFFIWLAENIATWSNAWLYPSQADGWHPVSLTKLTSWFLLMIISVVLVTWIAPPQPPDDDRQPPRGTDETAPGGLPVGQRERHRSPLDQQVSPGGSSTAGSAG, from the coding sequence ATGCAGCACACCCCCGATCGACGGGCCAACCTCACCACGGCCGAACGCGCGATCGATGCCCGGTTCCGCGCCGGGCTGGCCCGGCTACCGCGTCACGGGCCGGCCGGGTGGTTCACCGAGTTCGTGGTCTTCGGGCTCAAGCAGGCCTGGGCGTGCGTGTTCGGTGCCGCCATGCTGGCGATCATCTGCGCGGCGCACCTCTGGTACCCGGACGACGCCGCGTTCGCCCGTAACGACGCCCTCACCGTGGCCGCGGTCGCCATCCAGGTCGCCATGGTCACCGGGCGGTTGGAGAGCCTGCGCGAACTACGGGTGATAGTCCTGTTCCACCTCGTCGGCACGGTCATGGAGCTGTTCAAGACGCACGTCGGCTCGTGGACGTACGAGCCCGACGGCGTGCTCCGGCTCGGCGGGGTGCCCCTGTTCAGCGGCTTCATGTACGCCGCTGTCGGCTCCTACCTCGTCCGGGTGAACCGGCTGTTCGACCTGCGCTTCACGCGCTACCCGCCTCGCTGGTCGACGGCCGTGCTGGCAGTCGCCATCTATCTCAACTTCTTCGCCAACCACTACCTGCCGGACGTACGGTGGCTGCTCGTCGCGGCCGTCGCGCTGGTGTTCGGTCCCTGCGTCATGCACTTCCGGATATTCCGGGCCAGGTTGCGCATGCCGCTGCTGCTGGCCTTCGTCCTCGTCGCCTTCTTCATCTGGCTCGCGGAGAACATCGCCACCTGGTCGAATGCTTGGCTCTATCCGAGCCAGGCGGACGGTTGGCATCCGGTGTCACTGACGAAGCTGACGTCGTGGTTCCTCTTGATGATCATTTCGGTGGTGCTTGTCACCTGGATCGCACCGCCGCAGCCGCCCGACGACGACCGACAGCCACCCCGTGGCACCGATGAGACCGCGCCTGGTGGGCTGCCGGTCGGCCAGCGGGAGCGGCACCGATCGCCTCTCGACCAGCAGGTCAGCCCTGGCGGCTCTTCCACTGCGGGTTCAGCCGGTTGA
- a CDS encoding 50S ribosomal protein L36, whose protein sequence is MKVRSSLRSLKRKPGSTVVRRRGRVVVVNRLNPQWKSRQG, encoded by the coding sequence ATGAAGGTACGTAGTTCCCTCCGGTCGCTGAAGCGGAAGCCGGGTTCGACGGTGGTACGCCGCCGCGGTCGGGTGGTCGTGGTCAACCGGCTGAACCCGCAGTGGAAGAGCCGCCAGGGCTGA
- a CDS encoding metalloregulator ArsR/SmtB family transcription factor translates to MSKQAAPFSLDLTAVPCCPPLAQQRVSGEAAALLAPAFKALGDPVRLQLMSMIASAEGGEVCVCDLTPAFDLSGPTISHHLRALREAGLVDSERRGTWVYYRARPQLLRQLAALLAVEPTSPADLQSDRQ, encoded by the coding sequence ATGTCGAAGCAGGCGGCGCCATTTTCCCTCGATCTGACCGCCGTCCCCTGCTGCCCACCGCTGGCGCAGCAGCGGGTGTCAGGTGAGGCCGCCGCGCTGCTGGCACCCGCGTTCAAGGCTCTCGGCGACCCGGTTCGGCTGCAACTGATGTCGATGATCGCCTCGGCCGAGGGCGGCGAGGTGTGCGTCTGCGACCTGACCCCGGCCTTCGACCTGAGCGGTCCGACGATCTCGCACCACCTGCGGGCACTGCGCGAGGCGGGTCTGGTCGATTCCGAACGGCGGGGAACCTGGGTTTACTACCGCGCCCGGCCCCAGCTTCTGCGACAACTCGCCGCCCTGCTGGCGGTCGAACCGACATCCCCGGCCGACCTTCAGAGCGACCGGCAATAG
- a CDS encoding NAD(P)-binding domain-containing protein — protein sequence MSDLDQLPVAVIGAGPVGLAAAAHLHERALPYTVLEAGDGAGAAVRQWAHVRVFSPWRYNIDPAARRLLDEAGWVAPDLDALPTGADLVAHYLQPLANLPQLKPQLRYRARVAAISRLGYDRLRTTGRESAPFLLRLTDGREILARAVIDATGTWDTPNVLGASGLPAQGETGAAGHLEHALPDVLGVDRIRFAGRHTLVVGAGHSAANTLLSLAELAAAVPGTEVTWAIRSLSPTRTYGGGDADALPARGALGSRLRAHVDTGRIRLLTGFSVHAITPDGGRVTVMVRRGDTQEQVTVDRIVAATGFRPDHTIAAELRLDLDPIMGATRALAPLIDPNEHSCGTVPPHGVDELAHPEPGYYAVGMKSYGRAPTFLLATGYEQTRSVVAALAGDWEAARDVRLELPETGVCRSNPADSVAGDDCCGPAPERTGKGLATGVSGGLLAAPLDLLSTDAPATDRAGGCCGS from the coding sequence ATGAGCGACCTGGACCAGCTGCCCGTCGCCGTCATCGGCGCCGGCCCCGTCGGCCTCGCCGCCGCCGCCCACCTGCACGAGCGTGCGCTGCCATACACCGTCCTGGAGGCCGGCGACGGTGCTGGCGCCGCCGTCCGGCAGTGGGCCCACGTCCGCGTCTTCTCACCCTGGCGGTACAACATCGATCCGGCCGCCCGCCGCCTGCTGGACGAGGCCGGCTGGGTGGCACCCGATCTGGACGCCCTGCCGACCGGCGCGGACCTCGTCGCCCACTATCTTCAGCCCCTCGCGAACCTGCCGCAGCTCAAGCCGCAGCTGCGCTACCGCGCCCGGGTGGCGGCGATCAGCCGGCTCGGCTACGACCGGCTGCGCACCACCGGTCGGGAGTCGGCTCCCTTCCTGCTCCGCCTCACCGACGGCCGGGAGATCCTCGCCCGGGCCGTAATCGACGCCACCGGGACCTGGGACACCCCGAACGTGCTCGGTGCCTCCGGCCTGCCCGCTCAGGGCGAGACGGGCGCTGCCGGTCACCTGGAGCACGCGCTGCCCGACGTCCTCGGCGTCGACCGGATCCGCTTCGCCGGTCGGCACACACTTGTCGTCGGTGCCGGCCACTCCGCCGCCAACACCCTGCTCTCGCTCGCCGAGCTCGCCGCCGCCGTACCCGGCACCGAGGTGACCTGGGCCATCCGATCGCTGTCACCGACGCGTACCTACGGCGGCGGCGACGCCGACGCGCTACCCGCTCGGGGCGCGCTCGGCTCGCGGCTGCGGGCGCACGTCGACACCGGCCGCATCCGCCTGCTGACCGGATTCTCCGTCCACGCCATCACTCCCGACGGCGGCCGGGTCACGGTGATGGTCCGGCGCGGCGACACGCAAGAGCAGGTCACGGTGGACCGGATCGTGGCCGCCACCGGCTTCCGGCCCGATCACACGATCGCCGCGGAGCTGCGCCTGGATCTTGATCCGATCATGGGCGCCACCCGCGCCCTCGCTCCGCTCATCGACCCCAACGAACACTCCTGCGGCACCGTCCCACCGCACGGCGTCGACGAACTCGCCCACCCGGAACCCGGCTACTACGCGGTCGGCATGAAGAGTTACGGCCGGGCACCCACCTTCCTCTTGGCCACCGGCTACGAACAGACCCGATCCGTGGTCGCCGCCCTCGCCGGCGACTGGGAGGCCGCTCGCGACGTACGGCTCGAACTGCCCGAAACCGGTGTCTGCCGCAGCAACCCGGCCGACTCGGTCGCCGGTGACGACTGCTGCGGCCCGGCTCCCGAGCGGACCGGCAAGGGCCTTGCCACCGGCGTCAGCGGGGGCCTGCTCGCCGCACCGCTGGATCTGCTGAGCACCGACGCGCCGGCTACCGACCGGGCCGGCGGCTGTTGCGGCAGCTGA
- a CDS encoding carbon starvation protein A, producing MPAIVVVIAVMAMFALGYRYYSRYLADRVYGLDPAYVTPAHRFSDGVDFVPTNKHVLFGHHFTSIAGAAPIVGPAIAVFWGWGPALAWVVFGTIFAAGVHDFGALAVSVRHRARNIGTLAADVISKRARTLFLLIIFFLLTLVNAVFAVVIGNLLVAYPGAVIPIFVEIPLAIAIGQYIYRTRSAALVPSLIGVAALYFLIWVGNLYPIEITGLADALGFERTRDLWVIILFSYAFIASRLPVWLLLQPRDYINSHQLFIAIAVIFTGVLVGMDRIVAPMFNDVPAGSPSIFPFLFITVACGAISGFHSLVASGTTSKQLDKETDARYVGYAGAIGEGSLALGSIIAVTAGVAATRAEWEGLYASYAAASGGATRNFVNGIASFATNLGIEFQLATVFAAVVVISFAATTMDTGVRLQRYIVQEIAELVGWRRLSRHLTLAGLLAIAAPLTLALLPGGGDAGYTFGVLWRLFGTTNQLTAGLALAVIAVWVMRRRRNPVAVIVPLVFLLVMTTWALIVQLREFVAADEWVLAPLDAIIFVLALWLIVEAVLALRRASGQPVEAEPDSGPPPDSDDAGTTEPEPADRSQRAVGAESAAGAGATDDPR from the coding sequence ATGCCCGCCATCGTCGTCGTCATCGCGGTCATGGCGATGTTCGCCCTCGGCTACCGGTACTACTCGCGATACCTCGCCGACCGGGTGTACGGGTTGGACCCGGCCTACGTCACCCCGGCGCACCGGTTCTCCGACGGAGTCGACTTCGTCCCCACAAACAAGCATGTGCTCTTCGGTCACCACTTCACCTCCATCGCCGGAGCCGCCCCGATCGTCGGCCCGGCGATCGCGGTGTTCTGGGGATGGGGACCGGCGTTGGCCTGGGTGGTGTTCGGCACCATCTTCGCGGCGGGCGTACACGACTTCGGGGCGCTCGCGGTCTCGGTGCGACACCGGGCGCGCAACATCGGCACCCTGGCCGCGGACGTGATCAGCAAACGGGCCCGTACGCTCTTCCTGCTGATCATCTTCTTCCTGCTCACGCTGGTGAACGCGGTCTTCGCGGTGGTCATCGGCAACCTGCTCGTGGCGTACCCGGGCGCGGTCATCCCGATCTTCGTGGAGATTCCCCTGGCCATCGCGATCGGCCAGTACATCTACCGCACCCGCAGCGCGGCGCTGGTGCCGTCGCTCATCGGCGTGGCCGCGCTCTACTTCCTGATCTGGGTGGGCAACCTCTACCCGATCGAGATCACCGGGTTGGCCGACGCGCTCGGCTTCGAGCGGACGCGCGACCTGTGGGTGATCATCCTCTTCAGCTACGCGTTCATCGCCTCTCGGCTGCCCGTGTGGCTGCTGTTGCAGCCGCGCGACTACATCAACTCGCATCAGCTGTTCATCGCCATCGCGGTGATCTTCACCGGAGTGCTGGTCGGGATGGACCGGATCGTGGCGCCGATGTTCAACGACGTGCCAGCCGGGTCACCGAGCATCTTCCCGTTCCTGTTCATCACCGTCGCCTGCGGTGCGATATCCGGGTTCCATTCGCTGGTGGCCTCCGGCACCACCTCCAAACAGCTCGACAAGGAGACCGACGCCCGGTACGTCGGCTACGCAGGGGCGATCGGCGAGGGCAGCCTCGCTCTCGGGTCGATCATCGCGGTCACGGCCGGGGTCGCCGCCACCCGCGCCGAGTGGGAGGGGTTGTACGCCAGCTACGCCGCGGCGTCGGGCGGCGCCACCCGCAACTTCGTCAACGGCATCGCCAGCTTCGCCACAAACCTCGGTATCGAGTTCCAACTCGCGACCGTCTTCGCGGCAGTGGTGGTGATCTCGTTCGCGGCCACCACGATGGACACCGGTGTCCGGTTGCAGCGCTACATCGTGCAGGAGATTGCCGAGTTGGTCGGCTGGCGGCGGCTGTCCCGTCACCTCACCCTGGCCGGGCTGCTGGCGATCGCCGCACCACTGACGCTCGCCCTGCTGCCGGGCGGTGGGGACGCCGGCTACACCTTCGGGGTGCTGTGGCGACTCTTCGGCACCACCAACCAGCTCACCGCCGGGCTAGCCCTCGCCGTCATCGCGGTCTGGGTGATGCGTCGTCGACGCAACCCGGTCGCGGTAATCGTGCCGCTGGTCTTCCTGCTGGTGATGACGACCTGGGCACTCATCGTCCAACTGCGCGAGTTCGTGGCTGCCGACGAGTGGGTGCTGGCACCCCTGGACGCCATCATCTTCGTCCTCGCGCTCTGGCTGATCGTGGAGGCGGTGCTCGCCCTGCGCCGCGCCAGTGGCCAGCCCGTCGAGGCGGAACCGGATTCCGGGCCACCTCCGGACAGTGACGATGCGGGCACCACCGAGCCCGAGCCGGCCGACCGGTCGCAGCGGGCGGTCGGTGCCGAATCAGCAGCCGGTGCCGGTGCCACCGACGATCCCCGCTGA
- a CDS encoding pyridoxamine 5'-phosphate oxidase family protein, with translation MNVDADVRRAIQAATVGELAWLDRGGLPQARPVTPLLLGERPAVAFPYAEAPVARGLAAAPVVALVVSDDRLTGRGWRPVAVTGRPRLTEDRDGALFAEQLLDQELRKYPPARALIDSPLLRREHWWYLPRLIVALDVVTTTTVGARVGGAGEVLAVARDDRELYVDSVTRPEHEEGEAVRVRSLGARPPANGPAVLLGHDFSAPDLERWTPWTIRGGLTDGVLAVTAAPARAALAPPLGLWRRLIRQRRLARACRAALDGQGGHHHPLP, from the coding sequence ATGAACGTGGATGCGGATGTTCGCCGCGCGATCCAGGCCGCCACCGTCGGCGAGTTGGCCTGGCTCGACCGGGGCGGCCTACCGCAGGCCCGGCCGGTCACGCCACTGCTGCTCGGCGAGCGGCCGGCCGTCGCCTTCCCGTACGCCGAGGCCCCCGTCGCTCGTGGGCTGGCCGCCGCGCCGGTCGTGGCGCTTGTCGTCTCCGACGACCGGCTCACCGGGCGTGGCTGGCGGCCGGTCGCGGTGACCGGCCGGCCCCGGCTGACCGAGGATCGCGACGGCGCGCTGTTCGCCGAACAGTTGCTCGACCAGGAACTGCGCAAGTACCCACCGGCCCGCGCGCTGATCGACTCGCCGCTGCTGCGCCGGGAGCACTGGTGGTACCTGCCCCGGCTGATCGTGGCGCTGGACGTCGTCACGACGACCACGGTCGGCGCCCGCGTCGGCGGGGCGGGCGAGGTGCTGGCGGTCGCCCGAGACGATCGAGAGCTGTACGTGGACTCGGTGACCCGGCCCGAGCACGAGGAAGGCGAGGCGGTCCGAGTGAGGAGCCTCGGGGCTCGGCCACCCGCCAACGGCCCGGCGGTGCTGCTGGGGCACGACTTCTCCGCCCCCGACCTCGAACGGTGGACCCCGTGGACGATCCGGGGCGGGCTCACCGACGGCGTCCTGGCCGTGACGGCGGCACCTGCGCGTGCCGCCCTCGCGCCGCCGCTCGGCCTGTGGCGACGGCTGATCCGCCAGCGCCGGCTCGCTCGGGCCTGCCGGGCCGCCCTCGACGGCCAGGGCGGGCACCACCACCCCCTCCCCTAG